In one window of Bombus fervidus isolate BK054 chromosome 4, iyBomFerv1, whole genome shotgun sequence DNA:
- the LOC139986958 gene encoding uncharacterized protein isoform X1 → MALSAQNQSTSYVNLYYSIVQRAATRYFKEYYNSDTGAPYVLYKDNMERPQGQWGPGPGSLQDGGLYPQQQQQQQQQGSSSSGSPQQACGPPVEGESGPPPSLASPVPSPYPSAPPEPQALTPPDDDIQSNQTTSQQQQQQQQQQQQQQQTQQQVQQQQQQQQQQQVQQQQQQQQQQQTQQQDHSPQQQLTPHEVDRSDCFPGAGELQQYPQHYFKDARPHPSPSVPPHMLTPGGFSALHYLKQPGVMLTSLGQGDGGPSLDAHQYASPGAPNMATGLPDIVQQSGKSGKGANSDLRLFKCLTCGKDFKQKSTLLQHERIHTDSRPYGCPECGKRFRQQSHLTQHLRIHANEKPYACVYCERTFRQRAILNQHLRIHSGEKPYQCPECGKHFRQKAILNQHVRTHQDVSPHLIFKNGMTPTLWPQDVPFPPEEGKEEVASTFGDTDTQSGAFSPAPDANSIQYPAYFKDPKGGNHAVFGAGGAGSFGALQYIKQQGGSKSCLPDVIQHGRSAGMPLYVRCPICQKEFKQKSTLLQHGCIHIESRPYPCPECGKRFRQQSHLTQHLRIHTNEKPYGCVYCGRNFRQRTILNQHLRIHTGEKPYKCQQCGKDFRQKAILDQHTRTHQGDRPFCCPMPNCRRRFATEPEVKKHIDNHMNPHAAKVRRNSSSDSKPPGTPAGLGPVPVPRGLTPTVVKPELYFPQCYAPAFNHQPPVSTAQFPAQANGVSVAGEFKPPTGLPPQ, encoded by the exons ATACTGGCGCGCCCTACGTATTATACAAGGACAACATGGAGAGACCCCAGGGGCAATGGGGCCCCGGGCCGGGATCTCTCCAGGACGGGGGACTGTACccgcagcaacagcaacaacagcaacagcagGGCTCCTCCTCGTCCGGCAGTCCACAGCAGGCCTGTGGTCCTCCTGTCGAGGGAGAAAGCGGTCCCCCGCCTTCGTTGGCCTCTCCCGTGCCCTCACCGTACCCCTCGGCACCGCCTGAGCCTCAAGCCTTAACCCCACCTGACGACGATATACAATCGAATCAAACCACCTctcagcagcaacaacaacaacagcagcaacaacaacaacaacaacagacGCAACAGCAAGTtcaacagcagcaacagcaacaacaacagcagcaagttcagcagcaacagcagcaacaacaacaacagcagacGCAACAGCAGGATCATTCGCCTCAACAGCAACTAACGCCTCACGAGGTGGATCGCAGCGATTGCTTCCCCGGCGCTGGAGAGTTGCAGCAATATCCACAGCACTATTTCAAGGATGCCAGGCCGCATCCGTCGCCGTCGGTACCCCCGCACATGCTCACCCCCGGTGGCTTCTCCGCGTTACACTATCTCAAGCAACCAGGCGTCATGCTGACGTCCCTCGGCCAGGGTGACGGCGGACCCAGTTTGGATGCTCACCAATATGCAAGTCCCGGGGCGCCGAACATGGCGACTGGGTTGCCGGATATCGTGCAACAGAGCGGCAAGTCCGGGAAAGGGGCGAACAGCGATCTACGTTTGTTCAAGTGTCTGACGTGCGGGAAAGATTTTAAGCAGAAGTCGACGCTGCTTCAACACGAGCGGATCCATACGGACAGTCGGCCATACGGGTGTCCAGAATGCGGGAAGCGGTTCAGGCAACAATCGCATCTAACGCAGCACCTGCGCATACACGCGAACGAGAAGCCGTATGCTTGCGTGTACTGCGAGCGTACGTTCCGGCAGCGTGCGATCCTCAACCAGCATCTGCGCATCCACTCGGGTGAGAAGCCATACCAATGTCCGGAGTGCGGAAAACACTTCCGTCAGAAGGCGATCCTGAATCAGCACGTCCGCACACACCAAG ACGTGAGTCCGCATCTGATCTTCAAGAATGGAATGACGCCAACACTCTGGCCGCAGGATGTTCCATTTCCACCGGAGGAGGGCAAGGAGGAGGTGGCATCGACGTTCGGCGACACGGACACACAGTCGGGCGCGTTCAGTCCAGCACCGGACGCGAATTCCATCCAGTATCCCGCTTACTTCAAGGACCCGAAGGGCGGGAATCACGCGGTTTTCGGTGCCGGCGGCGCAGGTAGCTTCGGTGCTCTGCAGTATATCAAGCAACAGGGCGGTAGTAAGAGCTGTTTACCGGACGTGATACAGCACGGTCGCTCCGCGGGGATGCCGTTGTACGTACGATGTCCGATCTGTCAGAAGGAATTCAAGCAAAAATCGACGCTGCTGCAGCACGGCTGCATACACATCGAATCGCGACCGTATCCTTGCCCGGAGTGCGGCAAAAGGTTCAGGCAACAATCGCACTTGACCCAACACCTTCGCATTCACACGAACGAAAAGCCGTACGGCTGCGTTTATTGCGGCCGCAATTTCCGTCAACGTACCATCTTGAATCAACATTTGCGCATTCATACCGGCGAGAAGCCGTACAAGTGTCAACAGTGCGGCAAAGATTTCCGTCAGAAGGCGATACTGGATCAGCACACGCGCACCCACCAGGGTGACCGGCCGTTTTGCTGTCCGATGCCAAACTGTAGGCGGCGTTTCGCCACCGAGCCAGAGGTGAAGAAGCACATCGACAACCATATGAATCCGCACGCGGCCAAGGTGCGTAGGAACTCGAGCAGCGACTCGAAACCACCCGGTACACCGGCTGGTTTAGGCCCTGTCCCTGTACCTAGAGGTCTTACGCCAACGGTGGTGAAGCCGGAGCTCTATTTCCCGCAATGTTACGCGCCCGCGTTCAATCATCAACCGCCAGTGTCGACGGCGCAGTTCCCGGCCCAGGCGAACGGGGTATCCGTTGCCGGCGAATTCAAACCACCGACCGGTCTGCCGCCGCAGTGA
- the LOC139986958 gene encoding uncharacterized protein isoform X2 — MIGLWNFAYFRDTGAPYVLYKDNMERPQGQWGPGPGSLQDGGLYPQQQQQQQQQGSSSSGSPQQACGPPVEGESGPPPSLASPVPSPYPSAPPEPQALTPPDDDIQSNQTTSQQQQQQQQQQQQQQQTQQQVQQQQQQQQQQQVQQQQQQQQQQQTQQQDHSPQQQLTPHEVDRSDCFPGAGELQQYPQHYFKDARPHPSPSVPPHMLTPGGFSALHYLKQPGVMLTSLGQGDGGPSLDAHQYASPGAPNMATGLPDIVQQSGKSGKGANSDLRLFKCLTCGKDFKQKSTLLQHERIHTDSRPYGCPECGKRFRQQSHLTQHLRIHANEKPYACVYCERTFRQRAILNQHLRIHSGEKPYQCPECGKHFRQKAILNQHVRTHQDVSPHLIFKNGMTPTLWPQDVPFPPEEGKEEVASTFGDTDTQSGAFSPAPDANSIQYPAYFKDPKGGNHAVFGAGGAGSFGALQYIKQQGGSKSCLPDVIQHGRSAGMPLYVRCPICQKEFKQKSTLLQHGCIHIESRPYPCPECGKRFRQQSHLTQHLRIHTNEKPYGCVYCGRNFRQRTILNQHLRIHTGEKPYKCQQCGKDFRQKAILDQHTRTHQGDRPFCCPMPNCRRRFATEPEVKKHIDNHMNPHAAKVRRNSSSDSKPPGTPAGLGPVPVPRGLTPTVVKPELYFPQCYAPAFNHQPPVSTAQFPAQANGVSVAGEFKPPTGLPPQ, encoded by the exons ATACTGGCGCGCCCTACGTATTATACAAGGACAACATGGAGAGACCCCAGGGGCAATGGGGCCCCGGGCCGGGATCTCTCCAGGACGGGGGACTGTACccgcagcaacagcaacaacagcaacagcagGGCTCCTCCTCGTCCGGCAGTCCACAGCAGGCCTGTGGTCCTCCTGTCGAGGGAGAAAGCGGTCCCCCGCCTTCGTTGGCCTCTCCCGTGCCCTCACCGTACCCCTCGGCACCGCCTGAGCCTCAAGCCTTAACCCCACCTGACGACGATATACAATCGAATCAAACCACCTctcagcagcaacaacaacaacagcagcaacaacaacaacaacaacagacGCAACAGCAAGTtcaacagcagcaacagcaacaacaacagcagcaagttcagcagcaacagcagcaacaacaacaacagcagacGCAACAGCAGGATCATTCGCCTCAACAGCAACTAACGCCTCACGAGGTGGATCGCAGCGATTGCTTCCCCGGCGCTGGAGAGTTGCAGCAATATCCACAGCACTATTTCAAGGATGCCAGGCCGCATCCGTCGCCGTCGGTACCCCCGCACATGCTCACCCCCGGTGGCTTCTCCGCGTTACACTATCTCAAGCAACCAGGCGTCATGCTGACGTCCCTCGGCCAGGGTGACGGCGGACCCAGTTTGGATGCTCACCAATATGCAAGTCCCGGGGCGCCGAACATGGCGACTGGGTTGCCGGATATCGTGCAACAGAGCGGCAAGTCCGGGAAAGGGGCGAACAGCGATCTACGTTTGTTCAAGTGTCTGACGTGCGGGAAAGATTTTAAGCAGAAGTCGACGCTGCTTCAACACGAGCGGATCCATACGGACAGTCGGCCATACGGGTGTCCAGAATGCGGGAAGCGGTTCAGGCAACAATCGCATCTAACGCAGCACCTGCGCATACACGCGAACGAGAAGCCGTATGCTTGCGTGTACTGCGAGCGTACGTTCCGGCAGCGTGCGATCCTCAACCAGCATCTGCGCATCCACTCGGGTGAGAAGCCATACCAATGTCCGGAGTGCGGAAAACACTTCCGTCAGAAGGCGATCCTGAATCAGCACGTCCGCACACACCAAG ACGTGAGTCCGCATCTGATCTTCAAGAATGGAATGACGCCAACACTCTGGCCGCAGGATGTTCCATTTCCACCGGAGGAGGGCAAGGAGGAGGTGGCATCGACGTTCGGCGACACGGACACACAGTCGGGCGCGTTCAGTCCAGCACCGGACGCGAATTCCATCCAGTATCCCGCTTACTTCAAGGACCCGAAGGGCGGGAATCACGCGGTTTTCGGTGCCGGCGGCGCAGGTAGCTTCGGTGCTCTGCAGTATATCAAGCAACAGGGCGGTAGTAAGAGCTGTTTACCGGACGTGATACAGCACGGTCGCTCCGCGGGGATGCCGTTGTACGTACGATGTCCGATCTGTCAGAAGGAATTCAAGCAAAAATCGACGCTGCTGCAGCACGGCTGCATACACATCGAATCGCGACCGTATCCTTGCCCGGAGTGCGGCAAAAGGTTCAGGCAACAATCGCACTTGACCCAACACCTTCGCATTCACACGAACGAAAAGCCGTACGGCTGCGTTTATTGCGGCCGCAATTTCCGTCAACGTACCATCTTGAATCAACATTTGCGCATTCATACCGGCGAGAAGCCGTACAAGTGTCAACAGTGCGGCAAAGATTTCCGTCAGAAGGCGATACTGGATCAGCACACGCGCACCCACCAGGGTGACCGGCCGTTTTGCTGTCCGATGCCAAACTGTAGGCGGCGTTTCGCCACCGAGCCAGAGGTGAAGAAGCACATCGACAACCATATGAATCCGCACGCGGCCAAGGTGCGTAGGAACTCGAGCAGCGACTCGAAACCACCCGGTACACCGGCTGGTTTAGGCCCTGTCCCTGTACCTAGAGGTCTTACGCCAACGGTGGTGAAGCCGGAGCTCTATTTCCCGCAATGTTACGCGCCCGCGTTCAATCATCAACCGCCAGTGTCGACGGCGCAGTTCCCGGCCCAGGCGAACGGGGTATCCGTTGCCGGCGAATTCAAACCACCGACCGGTCTGCCGCCGCAGTGA
- the LOC139986958 gene encoding uncharacterized protein isoform X3 — translation MALSAQNQSTSYVNLYYSIVQRAATRYFKEYYNSDTGAPYVLYKDNMERPQGQWGPGPGSLQDGGLYPQQQQQQQQQGSSSSGSPQQACGPPVEGESGPPPSLASPVPSPYPSAPPEPQALTPPDDDIQSNQTTSQQQQQQQQQQQQQQQTQQQVQQQQQQQQQQQVQQQQQQQQQQQTQQQDHSPQQQLTPHEVDRSDCFPGAGELQQYPQHYFKDARPHPSPSVPPHMLTPGGFSALHYLKQPGVMLTSLGQGDGGPSLDAHQYASPGAPNMATGLPDIVQQSGKSGKGANSDLRLFKCLTCGKDFKQKSTLLQHERIHTDSRPYGCPECGKRFRQQSHLTQHLRIHANEKPYACVYCERTFRQRAILNQHLRIHSDVSPHLIFKNGMTPTLWPQDVPFPPEEGKEEVASTFGDTDTQSGAFSPAPDANSIQYPAYFKDPKGGNHAVFGAGGAGSFGALQYIKQQGGSKSCLPDVIQHGRSAGMPLYVRCPICQKEFKQKSTLLQHGCIHIESRPYPCPECGKRFRQQSHLTQHLRIHTNEKPYGCVYCGRNFRQRTILNQHLRIHTGEKPYKCQQCGKDFRQKAILDQHTRTHQGDRPFCCPMPNCRRRFATEPEVKKHIDNHMNPHAAKVRRNSSSDSKPPGTPAGLGPVPVPRGLTPTVVKPELYFPQCYAPAFNHQPPVSTAQFPAQANGVSVAGEFKPPTGLPPQ, via the exons ATACTGGCGCGCCCTACGTATTATACAAGGACAACATGGAGAGACCCCAGGGGCAATGGGGCCCCGGGCCGGGATCTCTCCAGGACGGGGGACTGTACccgcagcaacagcaacaacagcaacagcagGGCTCCTCCTCGTCCGGCAGTCCACAGCAGGCCTGTGGTCCTCCTGTCGAGGGAGAAAGCGGTCCCCCGCCTTCGTTGGCCTCTCCCGTGCCCTCACCGTACCCCTCGGCACCGCCTGAGCCTCAAGCCTTAACCCCACCTGACGACGATATACAATCGAATCAAACCACCTctcagcagcaacaacaacaacagcagcaacaacaacaacaacaacagacGCAACAGCAAGTtcaacagcagcaacagcaacaacaacagcagcaagttcagcagcaacagcagcaacaacaacaacagcagacGCAACAGCAGGATCATTCGCCTCAACAGCAACTAACGCCTCACGAGGTGGATCGCAGCGATTGCTTCCCCGGCGCTGGAGAGTTGCAGCAATATCCACAGCACTATTTCAAGGATGCCAGGCCGCATCCGTCGCCGTCGGTACCCCCGCACATGCTCACCCCCGGTGGCTTCTCCGCGTTACACTATCTCAAGCAACCAGGCGTCATGCTGACGTCCCTCGGCCAGGGTGACGGCGGACCCAGTTTGGATGCTCACCAATATGCAAGTCCCGGGGCGCCGAACATGGCGACTGGGTTGCCGGATATCGTGCAACAGAGCGGCAAGTCCGGGAAAGGGGCGAACAGCGATCTACGTTTGTTCAAGTGTCTGACGTGCGGGAAAGATTTTAAGCAGAAGTCGACGCTGCTTCAACACGAGCGGATCCATACGGACAGTCGGCCATACGGGTGTCCAGAATGCGGGAAGCGGTTCAGGCAACAATCGCATCTAACGCAGCACCTGCGCATACACGCGAACGAGAAGCCGTATGCTTGCGTGTACTGCGAGCGTACGTTCCGGCAGCGTGCGATCCTCAACCAGCATCTGCGCATCCACTCGG ACGTGAGTCCGCATCTGATCTTCAAGAATGGAATGACGCCAACACTCTGGCCGCAGGATGTTCCATTTCCACCGGAGGAGGGCAAGGAGGAGGTGGCATCGACGTTCGGCGACACGGACACACAGTCGGGCGCGTTCAGTCCAGCACCGGACGCGAATTCCATCCAGTATCCCGCTTACTTCAAGGACCCGAAGGGCGGGAATCACGCGGTTTTCGGTGCCGGCGGCGCAGGTAGCTTCGGTGCTCTGCAGTATATCAAGCAACAGGGCGGTAGTAAGAGCTGTTTACCGGACGTGATACAGCACGGTCGCTCCGCGGGGATGCCGTTGTACGTACGATGTCCGATCTGTCAGAAGGAATTCAAGCAAAAATCGACGCTGCTGCAGCACGGCTGCATACACATCGAATCGCGACCGTATCCTTGCCCGGAGTGCGGCAAAAGGTTCAGGCAACAATCGCACTTGACCCAACACCTTCGCATTCACACGAACGAAAAGCCGTACGGCTGCGTTTATTGCGGCCGCAATTTCCGTCAACGTACCATCTTGAATCAACATTTGCGCATTCATACCGGCGAGAAGCCGTACAAGTGTCAACAGTGCGGCAAAGATTTCCGTCAGAAGGCGATACTGGATCAGCACACGCGCACCCACCAGGGTGACCGGCCGTTTTGCTGTCCGATGCCAAACTGTAGGCGGCGTTTCGCCACCGAGCCAGAGGTGAAGAAGCACATCGACAACCATATGAATCCGCACGCGGCCAAGGTGCGTAGGAACTCGAGCAGCGACTCGAAACCACCCGGTACACCGGCTGGTTTAGGCCCTGTCCCTGTACCTAGAGGTCTTACGCCAACGGTGGTGAAGCCGGAGCTCTATTTCCCGCAATGTTACGCGCCCGCGTTCAATCATCAACCGCCAGTGTCGACGGCGCAGTTCCCGGCCCAGGCGAACGGGGTATCCGTTGCCGGCGAATTCAAACCACCGACCGGTCTGCCGCCGCAGTGA